One stretch of Meriones unguiculatus strain TT.TT164.6M chromosome 7, Bangor_MerUng_6.1, whole genome shotgun sequence DNA includes these proteins:
- the Dusp14 gene encoding dual specificity protein phosphatase 14 yields MSSRGHSTLPRTLMAPRMISEGDIGGIAQITSSLFLGRGSVASNRHLLQARGITCIVNATIEIPNFNWPQFEYVKVPLADIPHAPIRLYFDTVADKIHSVSKKHGATLVHCAAGVSRSATLCIAYLMKFHNVCLLEAYNWVKARRPVIRPNVGFWRQLIDYESQLFGKSTVKMIQTPYGVIPDVYEKESRHLMPYWGI; encoded by the coding sequence ATGAGCTCCAGAGGTCACAGCACGCTCCCACGGACTCTCATGGCCCCTCGGATGATTTCCGAGGGAGACATAGGAGGCATTGCTCAGAtcacctcctctctcttcttgggCAGAGGCAGCGTGGCCTCCAACCGGCACCTCCTCCAGGCCCGCGGCATCACCTGCATTGTCAATGCTACCATCGAGATCCCCAACTTCAACTGGCCGCAGTTTGAATACGTTAAAGTGCCTCTGGCGGACATTCCTCATGCCCCCATCAGACTGTACTTTGACACTGTGGCCGACAAGATCCACAGTGTGAGCAAGAAGCACGGGGCCACCTTGGTGCACTGTGCTGCAGGGGTCAGCCGCTCGGCCACCCTCTGTATCGCGTACCTGATGAAATTCCACAACGTGTGCCTGCTGGAGGCATACAACTGGGTGAAAGCCCGGAGGCCTGTCATCAGGCCCAATGTGGGCTTCTGGAGGCAGCTGATAGACTACGAGAGCCAGCTCTTTGGGAAGTCTACGGTTAAGATGATACAGACACCCTACGGCGTCATTCCAGACGTTTACGAGAAGGAGTCCCGACACCTGATGCCTTACTGGGGGATTTAG